The Trichosurus vulpecula isolate mTriVul1 chromosome 4, mTriVul1.pri, whole genome shotgun sequence genome contains a region encoding:
- the SLC45A3 gene encoding solute carrier family 45 member 3, with product MAQKLWATRLLRHRKTQLLLVNLLTFGLEVCLAAGITYVPPLLLEVGVEEKFMTMVLGIGPVLGLVSVPFLGSASDHWRGRYGRRRPFIWALSLGVLLSLFLIPRASRLAGLVYPDARPLELALLILGVGLLDFCGQVCFTPLEALLSDLFRDPDHCRQAFSVYAFMISLGGCLGYLLPAIDWDASVLAPYLGTQEECLFGLLTLIFLTCMAATLLVAEEAALGSSEPPEGLPVLAAPSRCCPCRARLAFRNLAAMLPRLHRLCCRVPRALRRLFVAELCSWMALMTFTLFYTDFVGEGLYRGVPRAEPGTDARRHYDEGVRMGSLGLFLQCMISLLFSLGMDRLVHRFGTRAVYLTSVFAFPVAAGVTCLSQSVAVVTASAALTGFTFSALQILPYTLASLYHREKQVFLPKYRADTGSNSSGDSLTTSFLAGPKAGGPFTNGHSGASSTSLFPSSPPLCGTSPCDVSVRMVVGEAAEPGGPGRGICLDLAILDSAFLLSQVAPSLFMGFIVQLSQSVTAYMVSAAGLGVIAIYFATRVVFDKSDLAKCSI from the exons ATGGCCCAGAAGCTGTGGGCAACCCGGCTGCTACGGCATCGGAAAACCCAACTCCTACTTGTCAATCTGCTGACCTTTGGCCTAGAAGTCTGTCTGGCTGCAGGGATCACCTATGTACCACCTTTGCTGCTGGAAGTTGGGGTGGAGGAGAAGTTTATGACAATGGTCCTAG gcATTGGCCCTGTCCTGGGCCTGGTATCTGTCCCCTTCCTGGGCTCTGCCAGTGACCACTGGCGTGGGCGCTACGGACGACGCCGACCCTTCATCTGGGCCCTGTCCCTGGGTGTGCTGTTGAGTCTCTTTCTCATTCCTCGAGCAAGTCGCCTGGCTGGGCTGGTGTATCCAGATGCTCGGCCCCTGGAGCTGGCACTGCTGATCCTGGGTGTGGGACTGCTGGACTTTTGTGGTCAAGTGTGCTTCACCCCACTGGAGGCTCTGCTCTCTGACCTTTTCCGAGATCCAGACCATTGCCGCCAGGCCTTCTCTGTGTACGCCTTCATGATCAGCCTGGGGGGCTGCCTGGGATATCTCTTGCCAGCTATAGACTGGGATGCCAGTGTCTTGGCCCCTTACCTGGGCACCCAGGAAGAGTGTCTCTTTGGCCTGCTTACCCTCATCTTCCTCACCTGCATGGCAGCCACGCTGCTGGTGGCTGAGGAGGCAGCCCTGGGCTCGTCAGAGCCCCCTGAGGGGCTCCCAGTACTCGCTGCACCTTCTCGTTGCTGCCCGTGCCGGGCCCGCCTCGCATTCCGAAACCTGGCCGCCATGCTGCCTCGCCTCCACAGGCTTTGCTGCCGGGTGCCCAGAGCTCTGCGTCGGCTCTTTGTGGCCGAGCTGTGCAGCTGGATGGCCCTCATGACTTTTACTCTCTTCTACACTGACTTTGTAGGTGAAGGACTGTATCGGGGTGTGCCTAGGGCTGAGCCTGGCACTGATGCCCGGAGACACTATGATGAAG GTGTGCGTATGGGCAGCCTGGGGCTCTTCCTGCAGTGCATGATCTCCTTGCTCTTCTCGCTGGGTATGGACCGACTCGTGCATCGCTTTGGGACCCGGGCAGTGTACCTGACCAGCGTGTTCGCCTTCCCAGTGGCTGCTGGTGTGACGTGCCTGTCCCAGAGCGTGGCTGTGGTGACTGCTTCAGCTGCCCTCACAGGCTTCACATTCTCTGCCCTGCAGATACTGCCTTATACCCTGGCTTCACTCTATCACCGTGAGAAGCAG gTATTTCTGCCCAAATACAGGGCAGACACTGGCAGCAATAGCAGTGGTGACAGCCTGACCACCAGCTTCTTGGCAGGCCCCAAAGCTGGGGGACCTTTTACTAATGGACATTCAGGGGCTTCCAGTACCagcctctttccttcttcacccCCACTGTGTGGGACATCCCCTTGTGATGTGTCGGTGAGGATGGTAGTTGGGGAGGCAGCTGAGCCTGGGGGCCCAGGCCGGGGCATCTGCCTGGACTTAGCCATTCTGgatagtgccttccttctctctcaggtGGCGCCATCTTTGTTCATGGGCTTCATCGTCCAACTGAGCCAGTCAGTCACAGCCTACATGGTGTCggcagcaggccttggggtgaTAGCCATCTATTTTGCCACTCGGGTGGTATTTGAcaaaagtgacttggccaagtgTTCCATCTAG